In Rhodothermales bacterium, the genomic window TGATTTCTTCGGGCGATGTGGGGTATTGCGTGGTGCAGTGCAGCAGAGTGACCCGGCCTTCCAGTCCGTCCAGCCGTTCAAAATCCACGGCACCGCGCGGCACGTCGGCAGATCGGTAGCCGAACGCCAGCACGCCCAGCGCCCTTTCCACCTCGGGCATATCCGCCATTCCCGTGGACAAAATGACTTCGCACCCCGCCTGGGCGGCCGCCAGCAAGAGGGGGCCATCGGTCATGTTGCCTGAGCCGATTTTGAGGGTGGAGGCACCCATGCGCTGCACGAGAAACTCCAGGCTGGGCATGTCGAACGGCGTCGACAAGAAGTCGATGCCGCACTCCGCGCACGCGTCTCGCAGCACGAAATGCGCATCGTGCGGCAACTCCAGCGGTCGAAGCATATCCGCCTGCGAAACCGAACTGCCGGTATTCTTCTTCTGGTACACCGCCATGGGCGCGCGCTCGGACACCAGCTCCCACACACGAAACGTTTGAAACTTGACGGCATTGGCCCCGCACCGAGCCGCCACGCGCACCATTTCCAGCGCCCGGTCGGTCGACCCGTTGTGGTTGACGCCGGCCTCGGCGATGATGTAGGTGCTCGTGCTCATGTCGCTTCCAGAATCCGCCCGAAAACTAATTGACGGAGTCGCTTCCAACCCAGCGCCGCGTGGCCGTGCTGACCGTGGCCCGATCCGACTTCGGGATCTATCGACCGGTCCTGCGCGCCGTCCGCGAACACCCGGATCTGGAACTGCGCATTATCGCCACGGGCACACACCTGTCGGAGCGCCACGGCGCCACGCGCTCCGAAATCCTTGAGGCGGGATTCGAGATCGATGCGGAGATCCCCAGCACCGAAATCTCGGACGCCCCTGAAGACATCACCCGGGCGATGGGCACCATAACCCGGGGCATGGCCCAGGCCCTGGCCCGCCTCAAGCCAGACTGGCTGCTCGTGCTCGGCGACCGCTACGAGATGCACGCCGGCACCGTCGCCGCCCTCCCCTTCCGCATCCCGGTCGCCCATATTCACGGCGGCGAAGTCACCGAGGGCGCCTTCGACGATTCTCTCCGGCACGCCGTCACCAAGCTCAGCCACCTGCACTTTGCCACGACCGAGGACTACGCCCGGCGGATCCGGCAATTGGGTGAGGAGGACTGGCGCGTGCACGCCGTCGGTTCTCCCAACCTGGACAACCTGACCCAGCTGGACCTGCTGTCGCGGGAGGAGCTGTGGGCGCACTACGCCTGGCCTGCGCACCCGACCAACGCCGGACGGGCGGATCGACCCTTTGTGATGGTGACGTTCCATCCGGTAACGCTCCAGTGGGACGAGTCGGAGCGACATCTGAAGGAACTGCTGGCTGCGGCGCGTGCGGTCGATGCGTTCTATGTGTTTTCCGGCGTCAATGCCGACACGGGGGCGAATCCGCTGGCGGCTGCGGTGCATCGGTTTGTCAAGGCGTCGGTCGACTCGGCTGCGTTTGTCGAGAGCTTTGGCGTGACGCGCTATTTCAGCGCGCTCGCGTGCGCAGATGCCATGCTCGGCAACAGCTCGAGCGGGATTCTCGAGAGTCCGCTGTTTGAGCTGCCTGTGGTGAACGTCGGAGATCGCCAAAAAGGACGTATCCGCGGCAATAACGTGATCGATGTGCCACCCGAGCGCGGGCGAATCGAAGCAGCACTCCGAAGGGCACTCACGGCCGGCTTTCGCGCCGGCCTGCGCGGCATGCACAATCCGTACGGAACCGGCGGCGCGTCTGAGGCCATCGCGGAGGCCATCGCCCGTACACCGATTAACCAGCGACTCATCCAGAAGGCCTTCATCGACCGATGAGAATCCTCTTCATAGCCAAGCGCGGCGAATCGTCCGTAGATGCGGCGATTTCGTTTTGCCGTGAGCGTGGGGCCGAGGTGGATGTGTTTTTGCACGACTGGGGCGAGTCGATTCCCGAGGCGTGCCTGCGCTGGACGGGCGATCTGATCGTGTGCTATCTGGCGCGGTGGATCTTGCCGGCGTCGCTGCTGGATGCGGCTTCCCTGGCTGCGATCAACTTCCATCCGGCCTCTCCGGAGTATCCGGGGGTCGGGTGCAACAACATGGCGCTGTACGACGAGGTGGATGAGTT contains:
- the neuB gene encoding N-acetylneuraminate synthase; the encoded protein is MSTSTYIIAEAGVNHNGSTDRALEMVRVAARCGANAVKFQTFRVWELVSERAPMAVYQKKNTGSSVSQADMLRPLELPHDAHFVLRDACAECGIDFLSTPFDMPSLEFLVQRMGASTLKIGSGNMTDGPLLLAAAQAGCEVILSTGMADMPEVERALGVLAFGYRSADVPRGAVDFERLDGLEGRVTLLHCTTQYPTSPEEINLRAMQTLGRHFSLPVGFSDHSEGISIGLAAVALGATVLEKHFTLSRELPGPDHKASLEPDELAALVEGARAIETAFGTGEKVCQASEAPNRAVARKSLVAARAIEAGAVIEAADLTTRRPGDGISGLEYWDVVGRRASRGYAAGEAIGERVP
- the neuC gene encoding UDP-N-acetylglucosamine 2-epimerase (hydrolyzing), translating into MAVLTVARSDFGIYRPVLRAVREHPDLELRIIATGTHLSERHGATRSEILEAGFEIDAEIPSTEISDAPEDITRAMGTITRGMAQALARLKPDWLLVLGDRYEMHAGTVAALPFRIPVAHIHGGEVTEGAFDDSLRHAVTKLSHLHFATTEDYARRIRQLGEEDWRVHAVGSPNLDNLTQLDLLSREELWAHYAWPAHPTNAGRADRPFVMVTFHPVTLQWDESERHLKELLAAARAVDAFYVFSGVNADTGANPLAAAVHRFVKASVDSAAFVESFGVTRYFSALACADAMLGNSSSGILESPLFELPVVNVGDRQKGRIRGNNVIDVPPERGRIEAALRRALTAGFRAGLRGMHNPYGTGGASEAIAEAIARTPINQRLIQKAFIDR